One window of the Athene noctua chromosome 5, bAthNoc1.hap1.1, whole genome shotgun sequence genome contains the following:
- the LOC141961401 gene encoding uncharacterized protein LOC141961401: protein MDVHVDWDSEDSICDTGEKHSNYSRKTTKQVGHMSSLQKEVGMNYSQMCSPRCSSAGPSGKQELPAELQREDKETYEPYYQKRGESTAGVAVPSGTNFDLQCEDTGLEHCSSEQSKKPWRRLCDDNENTILAGVFDEELEPISEEPLLYRCKKCGSSFQGMSELQEHRRTHLVENSYRCPVCAKEFFRAANLRMHKLIHSSDRPHKCPECDKGFIRTADVWRHLRNVHKIERSMVILGNGMARNPWSIVHRNQHTVEYADQPCAENQKSEEDDYKPYACPTCGKGFDKPNLLSKHKVIHRQDKPYKCQECGMAFVQLLRLKRHQQTHSGERPFYCKECGGTFTRLASLQRHHRIHTGEKPYSCNYCGHSFTESGTLRRHERTHKLDKS, encoded by the coding sequence ATGGATGTGCATGTAGACTGGGACTCTGAGGATAGCATTTGTGACACAGGTGAGAAGCATTCAAATTATTCCAGAAAGACCACTAAGCAGGTGGGCCACATGTCTAGCCTCCAGAAGGAGGTAGGCATGAATTACTCGCAGATGTGCAGTCCTCGTTGCAGCTCTGCTGGCCCTTCAGGTAAGCAGGAGCTTCCTGCAGAGTTGCAGCGTGAAGACAAAGAAACCTATGAGCCCTACTACCAGAAACGAGGTGAGAGTACAGCTGGGGTAGCTGTCCCCTCCGGTACCAACTTTGACCTGCAGTGTGAAGATACAGGTTTAGAGCACTGTTCTTCTGAGCAATCCAAGAAACCGTGGAGAAGACTATGTGATGATAATGAAAACACCATTCTTGCTGGTGTGTTTGATGAGGAGCTGGAGCCCATCTCTGAGGAGCCTTTGTTGTATCGGTGCAAGAAGTGTGGTTCCTCTTTCCAGGGTATGAGCGAGCTGCAGGAGCATAGGCGAACTCATCTTGTGGAAAACTCATACCGATGTCCCGTCTGTGCCAAAGAGTTCTTCCGTGCGGCAAATTTACGAATGCACAAGCTCATTCATTCTAGTGATAGGCCGCACAAATGTCCAGAGTGTGACAAGGGTTTCATTCGCACAGCTGATGTCTGGAGGCACCTACGCAACGTGCACAAGATAGAGCGCTCCATGGTGATCTTGGGAAACGGCATGGCTAGGAACCCGTGGTCAATAGTGCACCGTAACCAGCACACTGTGGAGTACGCTGATCAGCCTTGTGCAGAAAACCAAAAGTCTGAGGAAGACGACTATAAACCTTATGCCTGTCCGACATGCGGCAAAGGCTTCGATAAGCCTAACCTGCTTTCCAAACACAAGGTGATCCACCGACAAGACAAGCCCTATAAGTGTCAGGAATGTGGCATGGCGTTCGTCCAGCTGCTCAGGCTGAAGAGACACCAGCAAACTCACTCTGGGGAGCGCCCCTTCTATTGCAAGGAGTGTGGAGGGACCTTCACCCGGCTGGCATCGCTCCAGCGCCATCACCGCATCCATACTGGAGAGAAGCCCTACTCTTGCAATTACTGTGGTCATTCCTTCACCGAGTCAGGTACCCTGCGGAGGCATGAGCGCACACACAAATTGGATAAATCTTAA